The following are encoded in a window of Sphingomonas panacis genomic DNA:
- a CDS encoding single-stranded DNA-binding protein has translation MNNVNITGRVAKDPETRGGVTTLIVATDRVKLKDGKTYVDEATGYTAKETEFHKVTCFNGLGKAAASRERGNVVAITGRLHYSSWEDRDGTTRYGCEIIADKIDFF, from the coding sequence ATGAACAACGTCAACATCACCGGTCGGGTCGCGAAGGATCCCGAGACCCGCGGCGGCGTCACCACCCTCATCGTCGCGACCGATCGCGTCAAGCTCAAGGACGGCAAGACCTATGTCGACGAGGCCACCGGCTACACCGCCAAGGAAACCGAATTCCACAAGGTCACCTGCTTCAACGGTCTCGGCAAGGCCGCCGCGTCGCGCGAGAGGGGCAACGTCGTCGCGATCACCGGCCGGCTCCATTATTCGAGCTGGGAAGACCGTGACGGCACCACGCGCTACGGCTGCGAGATCATCGCCGACAAGATCGACTTCTTCTGA
- a CDS encoding DUF736 domain-containing protein → MNIGTITQNASGTYTGKISTLTVAIVIALRTVQSTNPRAPKFEILALSAARQWVQVGALFELASNSTGETFLNGKIEDPSLDKPLYLSAFRQEDGSYNIVWSRPTRRRDAPTDTAASDDGLPPVPGADAPVPPAGPDGLGDSSAEGAFGNEPASGGRRRGARTPEMAD, encoded by the coding sequence ATGAACATCGGTACCATCACCCAGAACGCCAGCGGCACCTACACCGGCAAGATCTCGACGCTGACCGTCGCGATCGTCATCGCCCTGCGCACGGTCCAGTCGACCAACCCGCGCGCCCCCAAGTTCGAAATCCTCGCGCTGTCCGCCGCCCGTCAGTGGGTCCAGGTCGGCGCGCTGTTCGAGCTGGCTTCCAACTCGACCGGCGAGACCTTCCTCAACGGCAAGATCGAGGATCCCAGCCTCGACAAGCCGCTCTACCTCTCGGCCTTCCGCCAGGAGGACGGCTCGTACAACATCGTCTGGTCGCGCCCGACCCGCCGCCGCGACGCGCCCACCGACACCGCCGCCTCCGATGACGGCCTGCCGCCGGTTCCCGGCGCCGACGCGCCCGTTCCCCCGGCGGGTCCCGACGGCCTTGGCGACTCCTCGGCCGAGGGCGCGTTCGGCAACGAGCCCGCCTCGGGCGGCCGCCGCCGCGGTGCGCGCACGCCCGAAATGGCCGACTGA
- a CDS encoding type II toxin-antitoxin system prevent-host-death family antitoxin: MFENAMTVETPLARTTRDQVPLTTFHNHTGQYLDLGRRTPVTITKHGRPDITIAEASYFDRIERIAAGQILAVLDLKAVDAADMTDEHAALFEAARPTPEEIAADRWNDDAAS, translated from the coding sequence ATGTTCGAGAACGCCATGACCGTTGAAACACCGCTCGCGCGAACGACCAGAGATCAGGTCCCGCTCACGACCTTCCACAATCATACGGGTCAGTATCTCGACCTCGGTCGACGAACGCCTGTGACCATCACCAAGCATGGGCGGCCGGATATCACGATTGCGGAGGCATCTTATTTCGACCGGATAGAGCGCATCGCCGCCGGTCAAATCCTCGCAGTGCTCGACCTCAAAGCAGTCGATGCTGCCGACATGACCGACGAGCATGCCGCACTGTTCGAAGCCGCCCGCCCGACACCCGAGGAAATTGCTGCCGACCGATGGAACGATGACGCCGCCTCCTAA
- a CDS encoding MucR family transcriptional regulator, producing MPEENNLVAMTIEVVASYVAHNNIAPDAVPDFIAKTHAAIAGISSEAIVPAEDAPPAETEFAPAVTARKSLASPDHIISMIDGKPYKTLKRHLGTHGLTPAEYRARYGLKADYPMVAPGYSAQRREVAKRLGLGRKPRTAEAPAEATQPVSDGVIPEQPEPARAQKTKAATVSIPAQPPETQQPASEPAIPQQPKPRRARKAKGDTIPAPAPSAAKKPRRRKAGTAEAPTGEA from the coding sequence GTGCCCGAAGAAAATAACCTTGTCGCCATGACGATTGAAGTTGTCGCAAGCTACGTCGCCCACAACAATATCGCCCCGGACGCCGTGCCCGATTTCATTGCGAAAACACACGCTGCGATCGCCGGCATCTCAAGCGAAGCCATCGTTCCTGCGGAAGACGCGCCGCCAGCCGAGACCGAATTCGCGCCTGCCGTCACAGCGCGCAAGAGCCTCGCTTCGCCCGATCACATCATCTCGATGATCGACGGCAAGCCCTACAAGACGCTGAAACGGCATCTCGGTACGCACGGTCTGACCCCTGCCGAATACCGTGCGCGCTACGGGCTCAAGGCCGACTACCCAATGGTCGCGCCCGGTTATTCCGCGCAGCGTCGCGAAGTGGCGAAGCGCCTAGGCCTTGGCCGTAAACCTCGAACCGCAGAAGCGCCCGCTGAGGCGACACAACCAGTGAGCGACGGCGTGATCCCGGAACAGCCAGAGCCGGCGCGCGCCCAAAAAACCAAGGCAGCCACTGTTTCCATTCCCGCACAACCCCCTGAGACACAACAACCGGCGAGCGAGCCCGCGATCCCCCAACAGCCAAAGCCGCGGCGCGCCCGGAAAGCCAAGGGCGACACTATTCCCGCGCCGGCACCGTCCGCCGCTAAGAAACCCCGGCGCCGCAAGGCGGGAACTGCTGAAGCACCGACCGGCGAAGCCTGA
- a CDS encoding DUF2493 domain-containing protein, translating into MTSFNNFADLASHIAATRVNEDLTETYEGAFIEHSEMAKLSIVDAPEALDMPDPEQVRAAVEMMMMTMFDVLRDTRMEPFATDLVWGFANSFHVVAKRIEGREDDAAKKLGELARAYDPSEIYATELEDTQLLCQTLQGCREAMECMRDHAAEMYRVETGKPFSPVRGSRVSSALNASMIDARDYLASRARERREQFAPEGPVVAFSGGQVWEDGELLWKGLDSIKARIPEMILATTAQSKGCDAVAHAWAASRGVKVIQFRLDRSQGNRAAFVRNDRILNLKPVEAVICEGSGIQQNLAQKLRQAGVPLHVVRLAQQRVKRQA; encoded by the coding sequence ATGACTTCTTTCAACAACTTCGCCGACCTTGCCAGCCACATCGCGGCAACGCGCGTGAACGAGGATCTGACCGAAACCTACGAGGGTGCGTTCATCGAGCATAGCGAGATGGCGAAGCTCAGCATCGTCGACGCGCCCGAAGCGCTCGACATGCCCGATCCCGAGCAGGTGCGGGCAGCCGTCGAGATGATGATGATGACCATGTTCGACGTGCTGCGCGACACCCGCATGGAGCCGTTCGCGACCGACCTCGTCTGGGGTTTCGCCAACAGCTTCCACGTCGTCGCCAAGCGGATCGAAGGCCGCGAGGACGACGCCGCCAAGAAGCTCGGCGAGCTCGCCCGCGCCTATGACCCATCCGAGATCTACGCAACCGAACTGGAGGATACGCAACTGCTCTGCCAGACGCTGCAGGGATGCCGCGAGGCGATGGAATGCATGCGCGACCATGCCGCCGAAATGTACCGCGTCGAGACCGGCAAGCCCTTCTCGCCGGTGCGTGGCAGCCGGGTATCGAGCGCGCTCAACGCATCGATGATCGACGCCCGCGACTATCTCGCCTCCCGCGCCCGTGAGCGCCGCGAGCAGTTCGCCCCCGAGGGGCCCGTCGTCGCTTTCTCCGGCGGTCAGGTTTGGGAGGATGGCGAGCTCCTGTGGAAGGGGCTCGACAGCATCAAGGCGCGCATCCCCGAAATGATCCTGGCGACTACCGCACAGTCGAAGGGTTGCGATGCCGTGGCACACGCCTGGGCCGCATCGCGCGGCGTAAAGGTCATCCAGTTCCGGCTCGATCGATCCCAGGGCAACCGCGCAGCCTTCGTCCGAAACGACCGCATCCTGAACCTCAAGCCGGTCGAAGCGGTGATCTGCGAGGGCTCGGGCATCCAGCAGAACCTTGCCCAGAAGCTACGCCAGGCAGGGGTGCCGCTGCACGTCGTCCGTCTCGCCCAGCAGCGTGTCAAACGGCAGGCATGA